In Streptococcus parauberis NCFD 2020, the sequence ATCTCGTCAAGCTATGCGTGATAAATTGATGGCTGAGACAAAAGAACGTGAAGCAAAAGCTGCTAAAGAACGACTTGAAAAAGAAAGAAGTACTGCTTTGACTGAGTTAGATCATCTTGGTGCAGGTCGTCTCTTGAAGAATATTGTCTCAACAGCTAAAACAGTAGAAGGCATCAAAGAGTTTATGGCTATCACACGTCCTAGTCTTGAACATGCAATGAAAGTCAAAGCTACAAGTGGCTTAACTGATTTCTTAAAATCACAACGTTCTGCAGAAGATACAGTCAAGGATATTATTCTCACTAATGCTAAAAATGCAGCGCTTAAAAAATTAGAAAAACTTGGTGCAACTGATCATCTGAAAGAATTAGTTGAAAATGCTAAAACAGTTGAAGATATTCGTACCTTAATGGCAGAAGCAACTCCATCATTAGAAGCAACTCTTTCAAAAGAAGAAGCAGATCAAGTTGCTCCGGAAGTTTCTGAAGAAGCACCAATGGGTTCTGAAAATCCAATGCCAGAAGGTGTTGAGACAGACACTGAATCAAGTGAAATCCTTAACACTGACAAAGATGTTGAAAGACAAGCAACAGGCAAATCTGTTCTAGCAGACACTGAAGGAAAAGCATCGGCACCATTTGTGCAAACAGATGCAAAAAAACCTGCAATGGAAGCAACTAAAGAAAAAACACCTGTAAAAGCTGAAGAAACTAAAAAAGCGGATCAACACTTGCCGGTAACTGGTGAAAAAGTAAATCCATTCTTTACAGGAGTTGCTTTAAGTATCATTGCATCTGCCGGTATGGTGGCATATTCTACCAAACGTAAAGAAAATTAAAATGTCACTTTCCAAAAAGATGAGACTTGTCTCATCTTTTTGTTTTATCCTGAAATGAGTGGAACTTACAGTGATAAAACATTCCTAAAAGCTTGATATCATGCTATAATAAGAAGACTAGACTTTTTTACATGGGAGAATTCACATGACAACTTATAATCACAAAGAAATTGAACCTAAATGGCAAGCCTATTGGGCAGCTAACAAAAATTTCAAAACTGGAACAGATAAAAGTAAACCAAAATTTTATGCTTTAGATATGTTTCCATATCCTTCAGGAGCAGGTCTCCACGTGGGACATCCAGAGGGTTACACAGCGACGGATATCTTGAGTCGTTTCAAACGTTCACAAGGGTATAATGTCCTTCATCCAATGGGGTGGGATGCTTTTGGTTTGCCTGCTGAGCAATATGCTATGGATACAGGTAATGACCCAGCTGAATTTACAGCAGAGAACATTGCTAACTTCAAACGTCAAATTAACGCCCTCGGTTTCTCATATGACTGGGACCGTGAAGTTAATACAACTGATCCCAATTATTATAAATGGACACAGTGGATTTTTACAAAGCTTTATGAAAAAGGCTTAGCCTATGAAGCTGAAGTAGCAGTCAACTGGGTGGAAGAATTAGGGACTGCCATCGCCAATGAAGAAGTCCTACCAGATGGTACTTCTGAACGTGGAGGATACCCAGTTGTGCGCAAGCCTATGCGACAATGGATGTTGAAAATCACTGCTTACGCAGAACGATTATTAGAAGATTTAGAAGAAGTTGATTGGCCAGAATCAATTAAAGATATGCAACGTAACTGGATTGGTAAATCAACAGGGGCAAATGTTACATTTAAAGTAAAAGACACTGATCAAGACTTTACTGTCTTCACGACTCGTCCTGATACTTTATTTGGAGCTACTTATGCTGTTTTAGCACCAGAACATGCCATGGTTGATACAATTACCAGCCCTGAGCAATCACAAGCTGTTGCTGACTACAAACGTCAGGCAAGTTTAAAATCTGACTTAGTACGTACTGACTTGGCTAAGGAAAAAACTGGTGTTTGGACGGGTGCTTATGCGATTAACCCCGTTAATGGTAAAGAAATGCCAATTTGGATTGCTGATTACGTCCTTGCAAGCTACGGTACTGGAGCTATTATGGCGGTACCGGCTCATGATGAACGTGACTGGGAGTTTGCTAAACAATTTAATCTTGAGATTATTCCTGTCCTTGAAGGTGGAAATGTTCAAGAAGCAGCCTATACTGAAGATGGTCTACATATTAATTCTGATTTCTTGAACGGATTAGATAAAGCTGAAGGCATGTCTAAAATGGTAGAATGGTTGGAAGAAAATCAAGTCGGTAATGAGAAAGTTACTTATCGTCTTCGTGACTGGTTATTCTCACGCCAACGTTATTGGGGTGAACCAATTCCAATTATCCATTGGGAAGACGGAACATCAACGGCTGTTCCTGAACAAGATTTACCACTTGTTCTTCCAATAACAAAAGACATTCGTCCTTCAGGAACTGGTGAATCTCCATTAGCTAACCTTACTGACTGGTTAGAAGTTGTTCGTGAAGATGGTGTTAAAGGCCGTCGTGAAACCAATACAATGCCACAATGGGCAGGTTCAAGTTGGTATTACCTTCGTTATATTGATCCACATAATGACCAAGCCTTGGCAGATCCAGAATTGCTCAAAGAGTGGTTGCCTGTTGATATGTATATCGGTGGTGCAGAACACGCCGTGCTTCACTTGCTTTATGCTCGCTTCTGGCACAAAGTCCTTTATGACTTAGGTGTTGTTCCAACTAAAGAACCATTCCAAAAATTGTATAACCAAGGAATGATTTTGGGAACAAGCTATCGTGATCATCGTGGGGCACTTGTTGCGACTGATAAAGTTGAAAAACGTGATGGCTCATTCTTTAACATTGAAACAGGTGAGGAACTAGAACAAGCACCAGCTAAGATGTCAAAATCACTCAAAAATGTTGTTAATCCAGATGATGTTGTTGAAGAATTTGGTGCCGATACCCTTCGTGTGTATGAAATGTTCATGGGACCACTCGATGCTTCAATTGCTTGGTCAGAAGAAGGACTCGAAGGTAGTCGCAAATTCCTTGATCGCGTTTATCGTTTGATTACAAGCAAAGAGATTATTGCGGAGAATAGCGGAGCCCTTGACAAGGTTTACCACGAAACGGTCAAAGCAGTGACAGAACAAATTGATAGCATGAAATTTAATACTGCTATCGCACAGTTGATGATTTTTGTTAATGCAGCCAACAAGGAAGATCAATTATTTGTAGACTATGCCAAAGGCTTCGTCCAATTAATTGCGCCATTTGCACCGCATTTAGGTGAAGAGCTATGGCAGGTCCTAACGAGCTCTGGTCAATCATTGACCTATGAGGCTTGGCCAATTTGGGATGAAACAAAACTTATTGAAAATGACGTGGAAATTGTCGTTCAAATTAAAGGTAAGGTGAAGGCTAAGTTAGTTGTAGCCAAAGACCTTTCGAAAGACCAATTGGAAGCTATTGCTTTAGCTAATGACAAAGTTCAAGCAGAAATTGCTGGAAAAGAAATCATTAAAGTTATTGCAGTACCAAACAAATTAGTCAACATAGTAGTAAAATAAGCAAAAAAACACATTATGTGTTTTTTTGCTATCATGACCGTCAAGCAAGGGGGAGCAAGATGAAAATAGTCGTGGCCATTGATTCTTTTAAAGGATCTGCAAGTTCAAAAGCCTTAAATGAAGCAAGTTTAAAGGCTATTAAGAAAGTTATGCCCTCAGCATGGGTTGAAACATTTACGATAGCTGATGGAGGTGAGGGGACACTTGACGCCTTTTCTGAGCATTTAGATGGGCAATTGGTTTCCGTAGAAACAGTCGATTTGATAGGACAGGAAATAAAGGCCGACTACCTATTAGCTGATAAGCTAGCTGTTATTGAATCGGCTAAGATTATAGGTCTGGATAAAATCACACCTTCACCTGAGACATTTGTCAAAGCCAGTAGCTATGGGTTGGGAGGATTGGTTAAAGATGCAGTGGCGCGTGGCTGCACTGAGATCTTTATTGGTCTTGGTGGAACGGGCACCTCTGATGGGGGCTTTGGTTTCCTGAAGAGCCTTGGTTTTAACCCCGACACTTGCCAATTGGAGTCAGACCTTGACTTTAGTCAGCTAACCTTAGTTGGCTTAGCAGATGTGTCTAATCCTTATTATGGTCCAAATGGCTTTGCTCCAACATTTGGATTGCAAAAAGGAGGTAATCAAGAGGAAATTGCAGCAATGGACAATATAGCTTGCGCTTTTGCTAATAGAATCAAAGAGCAAAGGGGATTGGATTTACAATCCATAGCTGGCGCAGGGGCTGCTGGTGGACTTGGCGCAGCCATTGCCGTCCTTGGCGGAGAAATAAAGCCAGGTTTTGAGACCATTGCCCGAATGATTAGGTTAGAAGAGTCAATCAATAGAACGGATTTGGTTATCACTGGGGAAGGGAATTTGGATGCTCAAAGTCAGGCTGGGAAAGTGCCTGTAGCCATCAGCCGTCTTGCTAAAAAATTCAATAAACCAACCATAGCTATTTGTGGTGCCATTGAAGATAGCCCAGAACTTGATCATCTGTTTACAGCAACTTTCCCAATTCAAAGAGAATTTTTGGACCTCAGAAAAGCCATGTTCAAAGAGAAAACTCTGTCTAACTTAGAACGCACCATGACGAATATCATGAAGGCACGCTACTGGAGGGAGTAAGGGGAAAGCATAATAAATTTGATGACAAAGCCGTCACTAATGATTCAGAGCATCAAATAACTTTAGCTGACAAATTTAGCAAGGCAATTGCACAACAACTAGCTGATTAACATCTGGATCGTCTTTTAGATTTTGGAGGAGGAACGGGTAATTTAGCACTTTCTTTGGTCTTACATCATATACCAGATGTCGAAGATGTCCTAAGTCAATTACTCACAGCATAGGATGCAGAAGGAAAACTCTTCATAATTGATTTATATTCAGATAATACTGCTGAGGAAAAGCATGGTTTCAGTTCTGATCAAATTAGATTGATCGCAGAAAACAATCAGGCAAAAGCAACCTATGAAGAAGAAATCGCCCATGGACCTGAACTATTTATGTGACAAGAAGGTCGAGCATTTTTAATTGAGAAAGAGAAATAAGCTAAGTTAAACTTAGCTTTTTTTGTTTGTCAATTTTTTATCAAGTCTAATTTTGAACACTGGGCTGTGTGATACTTGGTCTTTTTTAAAGCGTTTTCAAAACCTATAATTGAATTATAAATAAAAAGCTTAATGAGGTAGTTATCATGCAATTCTTCCTAGTGCCACTTAACTGGTTTTCGCAAAATATCTTGCAAAATCCAGCTTTCTTCGTCGGTCTATTAGTATTAATAGGCTACATTCTTTTAAATAAACCTTTCCATGAGGTTTTTGCAGGTTTTATCAAAGCAACTGTCGGCTACTTAATTTTAAATGTCGGTGCAGGAGGTTTGGTAAATACTTTCCGTCCAATCTTAGTTGCCTTGGCTAAGAAGTTTGAACTAAAGGCTGCTGTTATTGACCCTTACTTTGGTCTTGCAGCTGCAAATGCGAAATTAGAAGGCATGGGCTTCATTTCAGTCGCTACTACAGCTTTACTGATTGGTTTTGGGGTGAACATTCTCTTGGTTGCTCTTCGCAAGGTGACTAAAATTCGGACACTGTTCATTACTGGACACATTATGGTTCAACAAGCAGCAACCATTTCAGTATTTGTTTTGTTTTTAATTCCTCAATTCCAAAATGCTTTTGGTGCATGGGCGGTTGGTATCATCTGTGGTCTCTATTGGGCTGTTAGTTCTAACATGACAGTAGAAGCAACCCAACGCTTAACTGGTGGTGGCGGATTCGCGATTGGACACCAACAACAATTTGCGATTTGGTTTGTAGACAAAGTTGCACCTTTCTTTGGTAAGAAAGAAGAAAGCCTAGACAACTTAAAATTACCTTCATTCTTAAGTATCTTCCATGATACAGTTGTAGCTTCAGCGACCTTAATGTTGGTCTTCTTTGGTGGTATCTTAGCTGTCCTTGGCCCAGAAATCATGTCTAATGTTGAATTGATTGGATCTGGAGCTTATGTTCCTGCTAAACAAGCTTTCTTCATGTATATTCTTCAAACATCCCTTACCTTCTCAGTTTATCTCTTCATCTTAATGCAAGGGGTTCGGATGTTCGTCTCTGAATTAACCAATGCCTTCCAAGGGATTTCAAACAAACTGTTACCAGGTTCATTCCCTGCGGTTGACGTTGCGGCATCCTATGGTTTTGGTTCTTCCAATGCTGTCCTTTCAGGATTTGCCTTTGGATTGATTGGTCAATTGTTGACTATTACATTATTAGTAATCTTTAAAAATCCAATTTTGATTATCACTGGTTTTGTTCCTGTCTTCTTCGATAATGCTGCTATCGCGGTCTTCGCTGATAAACGTGGTGGTTGGAAAGCAGCTGTAGCCCTTTCATTCATCTCAGGTGTTATTCAAGTTGCCCTAGGTGCCGTTGCAGTTGGCTTACTGACACTTGCTGGTGGCTATGAAGGAAATATTGATTTCGAAATTCCATGGGTCGTATTTGGGTATATTTTCAAATACTTAGGAATTGCTGGTTATGCTGTGGTCTGCCTCTTCTTCTTAGCTATTCCACAATTGCAATATATGAAATCTAAAGATAAAGAAGCTT encodes:
- a CDS encoding YSIRK-type signal peptide-containing protein (The YSIRK form of extended signal peptide directs nascent proteins to the cross-wall site, while signal peptides lacking YSIRK direct proteins instead to the cell pole. A large fraction of YSIRK proteins are surface proteins anchored by sortase-mediated processing of a C-terminal LPXTG motif.), which codes for MKENKQMKYFLRKSIFGLASVSAAFIVGGSFVSADEATIINPDSEIEKLNLDTDDKEMYKNDLLYYKSDKEAINSILLDAKGDSAKNEIKKLKLDADIQNKYFDEIDEIIKKGQDSESIKKIVENATTESNATTELLKNTEVDSYKNISDAEWLKAAEDAEKSKISEDEDQTTEDAEEDDVETVSEESDAEADVNAEEDMEDEEDEDEVDEDEVEDEDENEDEEEDSVDENEDEEDSVDENEGNNEDPKINITPSPKEKETKESRQAMRDKLMAETKEREAKAAKERLEKERSTALTELDHLGAGRLLKNIVSTAKTVEGIKEFMAITRPSLEHAMKVKATSGLTDFLKSQRSAEDTVKDIILTNAKNAALKKLEKLGATDHLKELVENAKTVEDIRTLMAEATPSLEATLSKEEADQVAPEVSEEAPMGSENPMPEGVETDTESSEILNTDKDVERQATGKSVLADTEGKASAPFVQTDAKKPAMEATKEKTPVKAEETKKADQHLPVTGEKVNPFFTGVALSIIASAGMVAYSTKRKEN
- the leuS gene encoding leucine--tRNA ligase, with product MTTYNHKEIEPKWQAYWAANKNFKTGTDKSKPKFYALDMFPYPSGAGLHVGHPEGYTATDILSRFKRSQGYNVLHPMGWDAFGLPAEQYAMDTGNDPAEFTAENIANFKRQINALGFSYDWDREVNTTDPNYYKWTQWIFTKLYEKGLAYEAEVAVNWVEELGTAIANEEVLPDGTSERGGYPVVRKPMRQWMLKITAYAERLLEDLEEVDWPESIKDMQRNWIGKSTGANVTFKVKDTDQDFTVFTTRPDTLFGATYAVLAPEHAMVDTITSPEQSQAVADYKRQASLKSDLVRTDLAKEKTGVWTGAYAINPVNGKEMPIWIADYVLASYGTGAIMAVPAHDERDWEFAKQFNLEIIPVLEGGNVQEAAYTEDGLHINSDFLNGLDKAEGMSKMVEWLEENQVGNEKVTYRLRDWLFSRQRYWGEPIPIIHWEDGTSTAVPEQDLPLVLPITKDIRPSGTGESPLANLTDWLEVVREDGVKGRRETNTMPQWAGSSWYYLRYIDPHNDQALADPELLKEWLPVDMYIGGAEHAVLHLLYARFWHKVLYDLGVVPTKEPFQKLYNQGMILGTSYRDHRGALVATDKVEKRDGSFFNIETGEELEQAPAKMSKSLKNVVNPDDVVEEFGADTLRVYEMFMGPLDASIAWSEEGLEGSRKFLDRVYRLITSKEIIAENSGALDKVYHETVKAVTEQIDSMKFNTAIAQLMIFVNAANKEDQLFVDYAKGFVQLIAPFAPHLGEELWQVLTSSGQSLTYEAWPIWDETKLIENDVEIVVQIKGKVKAKLVVAKDLSKDQLEAIALANDKVQAEIAGKEIIKVIAVPNKLVNIVVK
- a CDS encoding glycerate kinase family protein, whose product is MKIVVAIDSFKGSASSKALNEASLKAIKKVMPSAWVETFTIADGGEGTLDAFSEHLDGQLVSVETVDLIGQEIKADYLLADKLAVIESAKIIGLDKITPSPETFVKASSYGLGGLVKDAVARGCTEIFIGLGGTGTSDGGFGFLKSLGFNPDTCQLESDLDFSQLTLVGLADVSNPYYGPNGFAPTFGLQKGGNQEEIAAMDNIACAFANRIKEQRGLDLQSIAGAGAAGGLGAAIAVLGGEIKPGFETIARMIRLEESINRTDLVITGEGNLDAQSQAGKVPVAISRLAKKFNKPTIAICGAIEDSPELDHLFTATFPIQREFLDLRKAMFKEKTLSNLERTMTNIMKARYWRE
- a CDS encoding PTS sugar transporter subunit IIC, with the translated sequence MQFFLVPLNWFSQNILQNPAFFVGLLVLIGYILLNKPFHEVFAGFIKATVGYLILNVGAGGLVNTFRPILVALAKKFELKAAVIDPYFGLAAANAKLEGMGFISVATTALLIGFGVNILLVALRKVTKIRTLFITGHIMVQQAATISVFVLFLIPQFQNAFGAWAVGIICGLYWAVSSNMTVEATQRLTGGGGFAIGHQQQFAIWFVDKVAPFFGKKEESLDNLKLPSFLSIFHDTVVASATLMLVFFGGILAVLGPEIMSNVELIGSGAYVPAKQAFFMYILQTSLTFSVYLFILMQGVRMFVSELTNAFQGISNKLLPGSFPAVDVAASYGFGSSNAVLSGFAFGLIGQLLTITLLVIFKNPILIITGFVPVFFDNAAIAVFADKRGGWKAAVALSFISGVIQVALGAVAVGLLTLAGGYEGNIDFEIPWVVFGYIFKYLGIAGYAVVCLFFLAIPQLQYMKSKDKEAYYRGEAQ